In Achromobacter pestifer, the DNA window CTGTGCCGGCCGAGTAATACGTTACGGTGTTGGTAGCCGTGCTGTCCTGAGAAGTCCTGCTGGTAGCCAGATCCAAAGTAGCGGAGTCGCTGCTCCAAGTGATGGTGACGCCCGCGCCGACAGGATTGCCATAGGCATCCTGCACGGTCGCTCTTACGTTGACCCCAACGCCAGCTGGAAAGGTGGTGCTGGTGGTGCGCATGGGAACGAACGAAACCACGCGGGCGGTGGACAGGTCGGCCGTGAAGGTGGCGGAGACCGTCTTGCCGGCATCCCCGCTTGCCGCCTTGGCAACGATGGTCGCCATCCCTGCGGCGGTCGGCGCGGTCAGCACGACCGAGGTTTCGCTCTTGCCATTGGTGACGCTGGTGGCGGCGAGCGTGCCCTGGCTGGCACTCCAGTTGACGGTGACGCCCGCGCCCACCGGATTGCCCCGCGCATCTGCCACCAAGGCCGTGAGAATCAGGGTGTCGCTGCCGTTGGCCAGGGCCTTGCTTCTGTTGGCGGCGAGAGTCGCGACCCGCGCGGAAAGCGGGTCCGCCGTCAAGGTCACGCGGACGGTCCTGCCCGGATCGCCGGCCCCCGCCTTGGCCGTCACCGAGGCCAGCCCCGCGACGGGCCCCCTCAGCACGGCGGTCGCCTCGCCATTGCCGTTGGTGGTGCTGGCGGACGTGTCCAAGGTGCCAAGATCGGTGCCCCAGTTGACCACGTGGCCCGCGCCTCCCAGGTTGCCGTTGCCATCCAGCACCACGGCGGTGAAGGTCGCGGTGTCGCGGTCATCGGCCAGGATGCTGGTCTTGCTGGCGGAGAAGTTGCCCACGCGGGGGGAAGAGCCACCGCCCGTAAAGTTCAAAGTGACGGTCTTGCCGGGATCCTTGGTTGATTTTGCCGCCATGGCCGTTACCGACACAGCGCCTGCCTTGTCCGGCGCCGTCAGCACGATCACCGCTTCGCTGTTCGCCCCGGTAGTGCTGGTGGGCGCGGCCAACGTTCCTCCCGTCGTTGTCCAATTGACCGTGATGCCGGCGCCTACTCGGTCCCCCCACCAGTCGCGGACGTCAGCCCTCAAGGTCACCACGTCCTTGCCGTCTGCCATCCCGACATCCTTGCTGCTGAGCACCTTGAGAACGGCGTCCTTGGACCCATCCCGCTGGAATGTCAAGATGATGCTTTTGCCCGGATCCGCCGTCCCTACCACCCGTGCCGTCACCGTGGCGACGCCAGCCTTATCCCTCACTGGATTCAGGGAGGACGAGCACTTGCCGCCAAAGGCCGTCTCCCTCTCAACCCAGGCCATCGATCCGAAATCGGTGCTCCAGTTGACCTTGACGCCCTCACCCACTGGATTGCCGTTGGCGTCGTGCACAGCGGCAATTAAGGGAGGCTGATAGCCGATGACGTGGACGGTGCCCATGGGGGAAACGACTTCGACAACGCGAGCGGTGGAGTGGTCGGCCAGGAACGTGATGTCCACGGTCCTGCCATCTCCTGCGGAGCCCTTGGCCCTGACGGTCACCAGGCCCGCCTTGGTTGAAGTGGTCAGCACGACGGTGGCACGGCTGTTGGCGTCGGTGACACTGACCGCGTTGGCAAGAGTGCCGTTGTTGGTGGTCCAGTGGATGTCGATGCCCGCCCCCACGGGCTTGCCCCTGAAATCTTGCACGTTGGCCGTGTAGGTCACGGTGTCCACGCCGTTGGCGACGGCGGTCTTCTTGCTGGGTTCGATCGAGTAGACATAGCCGTCGATAACGTTGGCCGCGAAGGTGACGGAAGCGCTCTTGCCTGCGTCGCCGCTCGCGGCCTTGGCGGTCACGACCGTCACAGCCGCCGCGGTCGGCGCGGTCAGCACAACCGTGGCCTGGCTGCTGGCGTTGGTCGTGCTGGTCACGCCCGCGAGGGTGCCCAGGCTGGCGCCCCAGCTGACGGCGACGCTCGCGCCCACCGGGTTGCCCCCCGCGTCCGCGACCGTGGCCGTGAACGTCACGGTATCCCAGCCGTTGGCCACGCCGGCGGTCTTGCTGGGCGTGAGCGCGACCACGCGGGCGGTGGACGCGTCGGCCGTGAAGGAGACGGAGGTGGTCTGGCCGGCGTCGCCGCCAGCCGCCTTGGCCACGATGGCCGCCACGCCAGCGGAAGTCGGCGCGGTCAGCACGACCGAGGTTTCGCTCTTGCCATTGGTGACGCTGGTGGCTGCGATCGTGCCCAAGCTGGCGCTCCAGTTGACGGTGACGCCCGCGCCCACCGGATTGCCCTGCGCATCGGCCACCGAGGCCATGAGGGTCACGGTATCCGTGCCGTTGGCCAAGCCGACGGGCTTGCTCGGACTGAGTTCGAGGACGTGTGCGCTGGACGCGTCGGCGGTGAAGGCAACGGAGACGGTCTTGCCCGCATCTGCGCTTGCTCCCTTGGCGGTGACCTTGGCGGCGCCGACAGCCGTCGGCGCGGTCAGCACGATTGTTGCCTGGCTGCTGGCGTTGGTCGCGCTGGTCGCCCCCGCGAGGGTGCCCAGGCTGGCGCTCCAGCTGACGGCGACGCCCGCGCCCACCGGATTGCCCGCCGCGTCCGCGACCGTGGCCATGAACGTCACGGTATCCCTGCCGTCGGCCACGCCGGCGGTCTTGCTGGGCGTGAGCGCAATCACGCGGGCGGTGGACGCGTCCGCCGTGAAGGTGACGGAGACGGTCTTGCCGGCATCCCCGCCAGCCGCCTTGGCAACGATGGCCGCCACGCCGGCCGCGGTCGGCGCGGTCAGCACGACCGAGGTTTCGCTCTTGCCATTGGTGACGCTGGTGGCGGCAAGCGTGCCCAGGCTGGCGCTCCAATTGACGGTGACGCCCGCGCCCACCGGATTGCCCTGCGCATCGGCCACCGAGGCCATGAGGGTCACGGTATCCGTGCCGTTGGCCAGGCCGACGGGCTTGCTCGGGCCGAGTTCGATGACGTGCGCGCTGGATGCGTCGGCGGTAAAGACAACAGAGGCGGCCTTGCCCGCGTCTCCGCTTGCTCCCTTGGCGGTGACCTTGGCCGCGCCGACAGCCGTCGGCGCGGTCAGCACAATCGTGGCCTGGCTGCTGGCGTTGGTCGCGCTGGTCGCGCCCGCGAGGGTGCCCATGGTGGAGCCCCAGTTGACCGCAACGCCCGCGCCCACCGGATTGCCCGCCGCGTCCGCGACCGTGGCCATGAACGTCACGGTATCCCTGCCGTCGGCCACGCCGGCGGTCTTGCTGGGCGTGAGCGCAATCACGCGGGCGCTGGACGCGTCGGCCGAGAAGGTGACGGAGGCGGTCTTGCCGGCATCCCCGCCAGCCGCCTTGGCAACGATGGCCGCCACGCCGGCCGCGGTCGGCGCGGTCAGCACGACCGAGGTTTCGCTCTTGCCATTGGTGACGCTGGTGGCGGCGATCGCGCCCAGGCTGGCGCTCCAGTTGACGGCGACGCCGGCGCCCACCGGATTGCCCTGCGCATCCGCCACCAAGGCCTTGAGGGTCACCGTATCCGTGCCGTTGGCCAGGCCGACGGGCTTGCTCGGACTGAGTTCGACGACATGGGCGCTGGAGGAGTCAGCGGTGAAGGCGATGGCGGCGGTCTTGCCAGGATCGCTGCCCAAGCCCCTCCCCTGGCGGACAGGCGCGCACTTGGCGGTGACGGTCGCCGGACCGATCATGGTCGGCGCAGTCAGCACGGCCGTGGCCTGGCTGCTGGCGTTGGTGACGCTGGCGGCGGCAATGGTGCCCCGGTCAGTGGTCCAATTGACGGCGACGCCCGCCCCCACCGGATTGCCGCGGCCATCGTCGACCGTGGCGGTGAGCGTGACAGTGTCGGCGCCATTGGCCAAGCCGCTGGTCTTGCTCGGCGTAAGCTGGGCCACGCGCGCCATCAGTACGTTGGCCGCGAAAACGACAGAGGCAGTCTTGCCAGCATCGCCCTCCGCGGCCTTGGCAGTAATGGTCGCCATGCCGGGGACGAGCGGGGCGGTCAGCATGACCATTGCCTGACTGCTGGCGTTGGTGATGCTGGTGGATGCGATGACGCCCAGATTGGCGCTCCAGTTAACGGTGATGCCGGCGCCCAGCGGATTGCCACGGCCATCTTCAACCGTGGCCGTGAAGACCACGGTTGCCGTGCCATTGGCCACGCCGCTGGCCTCGCTGGGCGTAAGCAGGACCACGCGGGCGCTTGAGGCATCCGCCCCGAACGCAATCGCAGCGGTTTTGCCGGCGTCGCCGCTTGCGCTCCTGGCGCTGACAGTCGCCACGCCCGCCGCAGTGGGCGCCGTCAGCACGATCGTGGCCTGGCTGTTCGCGTCGGTGCTGCCGGAGGCGGCGCCCAGCGTGCCGAGGCTGGCTCCCCAATGGACGGCGATACCGGCGCCCACCGGATTGCCCCGGCCATCGGCGACGGTGGCCGTGAAAGTCACGGTGTCGATACCGTTGGCCAGGGCGCTGGTCTTGCTGGGCGTGAGCAGCACGACCTTCGCGTCGGATGCGTCGAGCAGGAAATCCACGGACCTGGTCTTCCCTGGGTCCTCGGCTCCTGCCTTGGCGGTAATGACCGCAG includes these proteins:
- a CDS encoding Ig-like domain-containing protein, which produces MALSVFLLFQGCAAPLAGEHRKPSAAADVHAASATVAVLEGGRTQEAVAARPAIPGGMDPAPDLEGRPLPANPDQMASGDARAMAGGKATGEAKRLAEGWLGQFGTARLDLLGSFHGGALDMLFPVRDSGTGLLFSQLGARRTNLLQESYRTTVNLGLGYRHFADGYMVGGNAFLDQDVSRGHRRLGLGGEWWADYLKLSMNGYFRLSDWKRSPDARDYQERPASGWDIRTEGYLPQYPQLGGKLMFEKYYGDEVGLFGASNRQRNPSAWTLGVSYTPAPVVTLGLDHRMGQGGKSDTSFKLGVKYAIGVPLAKQLEPGSVASSRQLAGMRMDLVERNNEIVLEYKKNAPMTIQLPSAVSGYPQAVLSFPVTIVGAGAAPAIEWSGSAAAFAARYGGGSGAITLPAYNIGGVNTYRLTATAIDAHGRKISSNIMEVSVNPLSLSVARSKAAAMADGIDSVRFTAQVRGVEAEPMAGRAIAWALRGPGAIKESSDRTDADGQAFVMVSSTVAAMVEVEATEAQGFKGRSEAEFLAAPASANVAQLDATPASILANGRDKAVLKATVKDGKGNAVGAGVAVNWTATGGQLSSNSSNTDASGMAVAELLAATAPGTAVITAKAGAEDPGKTRSVDFLLDASDAKVVLLTPSKTSALANGIDTVTFTATVADGRGNPVGAGIAVHWGASLGTLGAASGSTDANSQATIVLTAPTAAGVATVSARSASGDAGKTAAIAFGADASSARVVLLTPSEASGVANGTATVVFTATVEDGRGNPLGAGITVNWSANLGVIASTSITNASSQAMVMLTAPLVPGMATITAKAAEGDAGKTASVVFAANVLMARVAQLTPSKTSGLANGADTVTLTATVDDGRGNPVGAGVAVNWTTDRGTIAAASVTNASSQATAVLTAPTMIGPATVTAKCAPVRQGRGLGSDPGKTAAIAFTADSSSAHVVELSPSKPVGLANGTDTVTLKALVADAQGNPVGAGVAVNWSASLGAIAATSVTNGKSETSVVLTAPTAAGVAAIVAKAAGGDAGKTASVTFSADASSARVIALTPSKTAGVADGRDTVTFMATVADAAGNPVGAGVAVNWGSTMGTLAGATSATNASSQATIVLTAPTAVGAAKVTAKGASGDAGKAASVVFTADASSAHVIELGPSKPVGLANGTDTVTLMASVADAQGNPVGAGVTVNWSASLGTLAATSVTNGKSETSVVLTAPTAAGVAAIVAKAAGGDAGKTVSVTFTADASTARVIALTPSKTAGVADGRDTVTFMATVADAAGNPVGAGVAVSWSASLGTLAGATSATNASSQATIVLTAPTAVGAAKVTAKGASADAGKTVSVAFTADASSAHVLELSPSKPVGLANGTDTVTLMASVADAQGNPVGAGVTVNWSASLGTIAATSVTNGKSETSVVLTAPTSAGVAAIVAKAAGGDAGQTTSVSFTADASTARVVALTPSKTAGVANGWDTVTFTATVADAGGNPVGASVAVSWGASLGTLAGVTSTTNASSQATVVLTAPTAAAVTVVTAKAASGDAGKSASVTFAANVIDGYVYSIEPSKKTAVANGVDTVTYTANVQDFRGKPVGAGIDIHWTTNNGTLANAVSVTDANSRATVVLTTSTKAGLVTVRAKGSAGDGRTVDITFLADHSTARVVEVVSPMGTVHVIGYQPPLIAAVHDANGNPVGEGVKVNWSTDFGSMAWVERETAFGGKCSSSLNPVRDKAGVATVTARVVGTADPGKSIILTFQRDGSKDAVLKVLSSKDVGMADGKDVVTLRADVRDWWGDRVGAGITVNWTTTGGTLAAPTSTTGANSEAVIVLTAPDKAGAVSVTAMAAKSTKDPGKTVTLNFTGGGSSPRVGNFSASKTSILADDRDTATFTAVVLDGNGNLGGAGHVVNWGTDLGTLDTSASTTNGNGEATAVLRGPVAGLASVTAKAGAGDPGRTVRVTLTADPLSARVATLAANRSKALANGSDTLILTALVADARGNPVGAGVTVNWSASQGTLAATSVTNGKSETSVVLTAPTAAGMATIVAKAASGDAGKTVSATFTADLSTARVVSFVPMRTTSTTFPAGVGVNVRATVQDAYGNPVGAGVTITWSSDSATLDLATSRTSQDSTATNTVTYYSAGTVLVKAHAVADDPGKTLAMNYVADSSRDYVTTLNASQSTGVADGSGTVTFTAAVRNQFNDPVGAGVTVHWTTTGGTLAAPTSMTNAAGVANIVLTAPTVAGEVLVSAKAGANDQNNNFAVVTFKNGASSHRVGSSSASKTRVVANGRDSVIFTAMVVDGNGNPGGEGHTVNWSTDLGTLDGATSKTNASGAATAVLTAGTAAGPASVTAKVGAGDAGATVRVTLMADPSSPRVTSLTASKTSGRADGTDTLTLTATVKDVNGNLEDEGIVVNWKTDRGALAAATSSTNASGVAKVELRAPSSPGTAVLSARTVAADPGKTVRVKFESNTINPPPP